One region of bacterium genomic DNA includes:
- a CDS encoding histidine kinase dimerization/phospho-acceptor domain-containing protein → MNKMAKSSKNTKRHAGKACVMSEVNRMKTEFVSFATHELRTPLSNITEAVAQVVDGLHGEIGVEQKKILEIAHRNCMRMGNLISELVDMSRVGSGKIEFGKTFDQVNQQPDRKLDGGRSV, encoded by the coding sequence ATGAACAAGATGGCAAAATCATCGAAAAATACGAAGCGACATGCGGGGAAAGCCTGTGTCATGAGTGAGGTCAATAGGATGAAAACGGAGTTTGTGTCCTTTGCCACCCATGAACTACGCACACCCCTCAGCAATATTACTGAAGCGGTGGCCCAGGTGGTCGACGGGCTTCATGGTGAGATTGGAGTGGAGCAGAAAAAAATTCTTGAGATCGCCCATAGAAATTGCATGCGGATGGGGAATCTTATCAGCGAACTGGTGGACATGTCACGGGTCGGGTCCGGTAAGATCGAATTCGGCAAAACTTTTGATCAAGTGAATCAGCAGCCCGACAGGAAACTGGACGGGGGAAGGTCTGTATGA
- a CDS encoding ATP-binding protein — protein sequence MKKQETNAMPLPKDVLIVEDSATQAAVLKSALEGHGWCVRVARDGVMALEMARLSKPDIVVSDIRMPKMDGYALSKAIKTDPALHDVPVVLFTSLSQSSDIVHAINSRADYYFLKQWDHDDLIAKIASVLDTYQPLSDHGQDGLTVRFEGKAYTIEANAHQPLSLLLSTYEIAVQQSLKLAAARDKLREASEFAESVINTVREPLISLDQDLRVVAVNRSFCAFFKVKPEETVGQLVYDLGNGQWNIPKLRELLETILPQKTTFDNYEVEHDFSTIGRRIMLLNARQIQRGFGKERIILLAIEDITERKEIEAGLENAHEELSRAARAKTEFLANMSHELRTPLNSINGFSEVLYDETFGPLNEKQKKYVTNVLVSGKHLILLINQILDMAKVESGKMTLALSSLPLKSLLHEMALLVADVVGKKKLQMVLEIAEDLPSIDADELKVKQIIYNLLSNAVKFSADGGTIGMQARKADSEIEIVVWDKGIGIAPENMEKIFEGFFRVNTPYSRVTEGTGLGLPLSRKLVELHGGKLAAESEGLNKGTSVRFTLPIVARKEP from the coding sequence ATGAAAAAGCAAGAAACGAACGCAATGCCTCTTCCAAAAGACGTGCTGATTGTCGAAGACAGTGCCACCCAGGCCGCCGTGCTCAAGAGCGCTTTGGAAGGGCACGGCTGGTGCGTCCGCGTCGCCCGCGATGGCGTCATGGCGCTGGAAATGGCCCGCCTCAGCAAGCCGGATATCGTGGTCAGCGACATTCGTATGCCGAAAATGGACGGTTACGCCCTCTCAAAAGCGATCAAGACCGACCCGGCCCTGCATGATGTGCCGGTGGTGCTGTTCACTTCGCTGTCACAGTCGAGCGATATCGTTCACGCCATCAACAGCCGGGCTGACTACTATTTCCTGAAGCAGTGGGATCATGACGATCTGATTGCCAAAATCGCATCCGTTCTGGATACGTACCAACCGTTGTCCGACCATGGCCAGGACGGACTCACTGTGCGTTTCGAGGGGAAAGCCTACACGATCGAGGCCAATGCTCATCAGCCACTGAGCCTTCTGCTATCCACCTACGAGATTGCGGTTCAGCAATCCCTGAAGCTTGCGGCTGCCCGGGACAAATTACGGGAAGCCAGCGAATTCGCCGAGAGCGTCATCAACACCGTGCGTGAACCCCTGATTTCTTTGGATCAAGACCTCAGGGTGGTCGCCGTCAACCGCTCCTTCTGTGCATTCTTCAAGGTAAAACCCGAAGAGACGGTGGGACAGCTTGTCTATGATCTGGGAAATGGCCAGTGGAATATTCCCAAACTGCGGGAACTGCTGGAAACCATCCTTCCGCAAAAGACAACCTTCGATAACTATGAGGTGGAACACGATTTTTCCACCATTGGCCGGCGCATCATGCTTCTGAATGCCCGGCAAATTCAAAGAGGGTTTGGCAAGGAACGGATCATCCTTCTGGCTATCGAGGATATTACCGAGCGTAAGGAGATAGAAGCCGGCTTGGAAAACGCCCATGAAGAGTTAAGTCGAGCTGCTCGGGCAAAAACGGAATTCCTGGCCAATATGTCGCATGAGCTCAGGACACCGCTTAACTCCATTAACGGTTTCTCTGAGGTATTATACGACGAGACGTTCGGACCGCTTAATGAGAAGCAGAAAAAATACGTTACCAATGTTCTAGTCAGCGGAAAGCACCTTATCTTACTGATTAATCAGATACTTGATATGGCAAAAGTTGAGTCCGGAAAGATGACGCTGGCTTTATCCAGCTTACCCCTGAAAAGCCTGTTACATGAGATGGCGCTGCTGGTAGCGGATGTGGTCGGCAAGAAGAAACTGCAGATGGTGCTCGAAATAGCCGAAGATCTGCCGTCAATTGACGCGGATGAGCTCAAGGTGAAACAGATCATTTACAACCTGCTTTCGAACGCAGTTAAGTTTTCAGCCGATGGTGGCACCATTGGCATGCAGGCAAGGAAAGCTGATTCAGAGATAGAAATAGTGGTTTGGGACAAGGGGATCGGTATCGCACCTGAAAACATGGAGAAAATATTCGAAGGTTTTTTCCGTGTCAATACCCCCTATTCCCGGGTAACTGAGGGGACCGGACTGGGTTTGCCGCTCTCTAGAAAACTGGTTGAGCTGCATGGCGGGAAGCTTGCTGCAGAATCAGAGGGGCTGAATAAAGGCACCTCGGTCCGATTTACTCTGCCTATTGTAGCCCGGAAGGAACCCTGA
- a CDS encoding sulfite exporter TauE/SafE family protein: MTIWVIYCVLGGGVGLLAGMLGVGGGVIIVPALAVLFAKQQFHPEHIQHLVVGTSLASIVFTSIASMKAHHERESVDWAIVRRMAPAIILGTLAGSLLASHMSTRLLQWVFVAFLYCLVVQMFMKAEVKHSPTPSKHPVAMTCVGVLIGGLSSMVGIGGGSMVVPFLSWCNVSMRTAIGTSSAIGLFIALTGSFGSIVFVKGEAFLPKYSLGYIYLPAIAGIAVVSMLTAPLGARLAHRLPVPTLKRGFAFLLLVIASKMLINLVHPS; the protein is encoded by the coding sequence ATGACAATCTGGGTAATATATTGTGTCCTGGGTGGTGGGGTTGGCCTTCTGGCCGGGATGTTGGGTGTCGGGGGAGGAGTCATTATCGTTCCCGCTTTGGCTGTTCTGTTCGCAAAACAGCAGTTCCATCCCGAGCATATCCAGCACTTGGTGGTGGGTACCTCGCTAGCCAGTATTGTATTCACCTCCATCGCCAGCATGAAGGCCCATCATGAGCGTGAGAGTGTGGATTGGGCGATTGTCCGGAGGATGGCGCCCGCGATTATCCTTGGCACTTTGGCTGGCTCCCTGCTGGCCAGTCACATGTCAACGCGGCTTCTGCAATGGGTATTCGTTGCATTTCTGTATTGTCTGGTCGTGCAGATGTTCATGAAGGCGGAGGTCAAGCATTCCCCGACTCCTTCGAAACACCCCGTGGCTATGACATGTGTGGGGGTTTTGATAGGGGGACTCTCAAGCATGGTGGGGATCGGTGGCGGGAGTATGGTGGTTCCCTTTTTATCCTGGTGTAATGTGTCCATGCGAACGGCCATTGGAACCTCTTCTGCCATTGGTCTGTTCATTGCCTTGACGGGGAGTTTCGGAAGTATTGTTTTCGTAAAAGGTGAGGCCTTTTTACCTAAATACTCACTCGGCTATATTTATCTTCCTGCGATTGCCGGGATTGCGGTGGTGAGCATGCTAACGGCGCCCCTTGGGGCAAGGCTAGCACACCGGCTTCCCGTTCCTACGCTGAAGCGGGGATTTGCCTTTTTGTTACTTGTCATCGCCTCTAAAATGCTCATTAATTTGGTTCATCCAAGTTGA
- a CDS encoding response regulator, translating to MSQRILIVDDDVDFVYLLSTRLMANNYEVSTAYDAMTAVSIAQEKRPHLIILDIRLPGGGGFKVYENLRTSLRTSRIPVLFITGFDEVGPEQERKVKDSLQALNYPFLIKPFVVDTLLEKIKQALKQPPAIPDENEKALVKEIIAWVAGKEI from the coding sequence ATGTCACAGCGAATTCTAATTGTGGATGACGATGTTGATTTTGTGTACCTGTTAAGTACTCGTTTGATGGCCAACAACTATGAAGTGTCGACGGCCTATGACGCGATGACGGCTGTGTCCATAGCGCAGGAGAAAAGACCCCATCTCATTATTCTGGACATCAGGCTTCCCGGTGGCGGAGGGTTTAAAGTCTATGAGAACTTGAGGACATCATTGCGCACCAGTCGAATTCCCGTCCTTTTCATAACCGGGTTTGATGAGGTCGGGCCTGAGCAGGAGAGAAAGGTCAAGGATTCTCTCCAGGCGTTGAATTACCCGTTTCTTATCAAGCCCTTCGTGGTAGACACCCTCCTGGAAAAGATAAAACAGGCATTGAAACAACCTCCCGCTATTCCGGATGAAAACGAGAAAGCTCTAGTAAAAGAGATCATCGCCTGGGTGGCAGGTAAAGAAATTTAA
- a CDS encoding methyl-accepting chemotaxis protein: protein MLIVLMGVLGGLAVWRMNLAAVSSADLPAKFVPEVIVAQKVATGIWSTRFNMRNYTLTGDEGFLLKSRKGIAALKDDLKAADELAKTYPDLVALRQGVVDSRIALDTWEADTDKMESERNNLKVQRGLLDAAGKAYMLACQTMRASEEKAMKTEIATNMTPATLDERLIKLGMVQRLRDHGMAIQLNNFKAQAVGDMDALRDVIKDFAPLEEACTRLEPLFRQQENIDQLHQLREYANSYKAAMEAVLKIQLTINELKEKLADSAEVLVARGEGVSTVGLGHTAKAATEGAQRLNVTIVILLVGLFVALIAGVVVAWLSTRAIAGPIREGAQVLVAAAGEVSATVSQIAASAGETASAVAETSTTIDEVRQTAQLARESAKGVSDGAQSAVRTSHTGSDAVRASVDGLKRIGEQMKAITGSVMSMSEKSQAIGDIITTVNDLAEQSNLLAVNASMEAARAGEQGQAFASVAEEIRSLANQSKEATKQVRAILSDVQKATSTAVLTTEQGGKAVQEGQKLADQAAEAINTMAAAITQSAQAAIQIAASSQQQLAGTEQVANAMGNIKEASLQNQASTTQLATAARNLQDLGMNLRKLVEG, encoded by the coding sequence ATGTTGATCGTGTTGATGGGTGTACTCGGCGGTTTGGCGGTCTGGCGCATGAACCTGGCCGCAGTCAGTTCAGCGGATCTGCCCGCTAAATTCGTCCCGGAGGTCATCGTTGCGCAAAAGGTGGCCACTGGCATCTGGTCGACACGGTTCAACATGCGCAACTATACATTGACGGGCGATGAAGGCTTCCTGCTCAAAAGCCGCAAAGGGATTGCCGCATTGAAAGACGACCTCAAAGCAGCGGACGAACTCGCGAAGACATATCCAGATCTCGTCGCCCTGCGCCAGGGCGTGGTTGACTCCAGAATCGCTTTGGACACGTGGGAGGCGGACACCGACAAGATGGAGTCCGAACGCAACAACCTCAAGGTGCAGCGCGGACTGCTCGATGCGGCCGGCAAGGCCTACATGCTGGCATGCCAGACTATGCGGGCTTCGGAAGAAAAGGCGATGAAGACGGAAATCGCCACTAACATGACCCCGGCCACACTGGACGAGCGGCTGATAAAACTCGGCATGGTTCAGAGGTTGAGAGACCATGGCATGGCCATTCAACTTAACAACTTCAAGGCTCAGGCTGTGGGCGACATGGATGCCCTGCGCGATGTAATCAAGGACTTCGCTCCTCTCGAGGAAGCCTGCACTAGGTTGGAGCCGTTATTTCGCCAACAGGAGAATATTGACCAGTTGCACCAGCTCCGGGAATACGCGAACAGTTACAAGGCCGCCATGGAGGCGGTGTTGAAAATCCAACTGACCATCAATGAACTCAAGGAGAAACTAGCCGATAGCGCGGAGGTGCTTGTGGCCAGGGGTGAAGGGGTGTCAACCGTTGGTCTGGGACATACAGCGAAGGCGGCGACGGAGGGAGCGCAGCGTCTCAATGTCACGATTGTCATTCTGCTTGTGGGGTTGTTCGTCGCCCTGATCGCGGGAGTCGTGGTTGCATGGCTGTCCACGCGCGCCATTGCCGGGCCAATCCGCGAAGGGGCACAGGTGCTGGTCGCCGCTGCCGGTGAGGTATCCGCCACGGTCAGCCAGATAGCCGCCAGCGCCGGGGAGACGGCCTCTGCTGTCGCTGAAACCAGTACGACGATCGACGAGGTTCGACAGACCGCGCAACTCGCAAGGGAAAGCGCGAAGGGCGTCTCGGACGGGGCCCAGAGCGCGGTGCGCACTTCGCACACGGGATCGGACGCCGTACGTGCCAGCGTGGACGGCCTGAAGCGGATCGGCGAACAGATGAAGGCGATCACGGGCTCGGTCATGAGCATGAGCGAGAAGAGCCAGGCGATCGGCGACATCATCACCACCGTCAACGATCTGGCCGAACAATCGAATCTTCTCGCCGTCAATGCCTCCATGGAGGCGGCCCGCGCAGGCGAACAGGGCCAAGCCTTTGCATCGGTGGCCGAGGAAATCCGTAGCCTTGCCAATCAATCCAAGGAAGCGACCAAGCAGGTGAGGGCGATTCTGAGTGACGTTCAGAAGGCGACCAGCACGGCCGTGCTGACCACCGAACAGGGCGGCAAGGCCGTGCAGGAGGGGCAGAAACTCGCCGACCAGGCCGCGGAAGCCATCAACACCATGGCGGCTGCCATCACGCAGTCCGCCCAAGCCGCCATCCAGATCGCCGCATCAAGCCAACAGCAACTGGCCGGCACGGAACAGGTTGCCAACGCCATGGGGAACATCAAGGAAGCCAGCCTGCAGAACCAGGCGAGTACCACGCAACTGGCTACGGCTGCACGTAACCTGCAGGATCTGGGGATGAACTTGCGGAAACTGGTGGAGGGGTAG
- the cheB gene encoding chemotaxis-specific protein-glutamate methyltransferase CheB, whose amino-acid sequence MNADVKKTKVLIVDDSPTVLEHLTRIFNATERLKVIGTARNGREAVEFVHHIRPDIITMDVNMPVMNGLEATREIMSTDPIPIVILSASWEPGEVQKSFLAVEAGALASFAKPSGVASADSAESIRELVANIEALARIKLVRRRGPSTFSSLNENRAASPVNNGRRLRNPGIVVIGVSTGGPPVLQCILAGLEKDFRFSVLVVQHISKGFTQGLADWLGGTSALPVALGRQGDLLNPGQVIIAPEDHHMEVGADEQVVLTVDEPEQGLRPAASRLFHSAAALYGNRTIAVLLTGMGNDGAREMLDIKNQGGVTIAQDEKSCVVYGMPKAAIQLNAVKHVLSPEEIVKMLNRLSGEMERTTL is encoded by the coding sequence ATGAATGCTGACGTCAAGAAAACAAAGGTTCTCATCGTCGACGATTCGCCGACGGTTCTGGAACACCTGACGCGCATCTTCAACGCGACAGAACGGCTGAAGGTGATCGGCACGGCCCGCAACGGCAGGGAAGCGGTTGAGTTTGTGCACCACATACGACCCGACATCATCACCATGGATGTTAATATGCCGGTGATGAACGGGCTTGAGGCCACGCGCGAGATCATGTCCACCGATCCTATTCCCATCGTGATTCTCAGTGCGAGTTGGGAACCGGGTGAAGTTCAGAAGAGTTTCTTGGCCGTAGAAGCCGGGGCGCTGGCTTCGTTCGCCAAACCGTCCGGGGTGGCGAGCGCAGACAGCGCCGAATCCATACGCGAGCTGGTGGCCAATATCGAGGCTCTGGCGCGCATCAAGCTGGTGCGCAGGCGCGGCCCTTCGACATTTTCGTCACTCAACGAAAACAGAGCGGCCTCTCCGGTCAATAACGGCCGCCGGCTTCGGAACCCGGGGATCGTAGTCATCGGTGTCTCCACCGGAGGGCCACCGGTACTCCAGTGCATCCTGGCCGGACTCGAAAAGGACTTCAGGTTCTCGGTCCTTGTCGTGCAGCACATATCGAAAGGCTTCACCCAGGGACTCGCGGACTGGCTTGGCGGCACATCGGCACTTCCCGTCGCGCTCGGAAGGCAGGGCGATCTGCTCAACCCCGGGCAGGTCATCATTGCCCCGGAAGACCACCACATGGAAGTCGGCGCCGATGAGCAAGTCGTCCTTACCGTGGATGAGCCGGAACAGGGCCTGCGGCCCGCAGCGTCGCGCTTGTTCCATTCCGCAGCCGCCCTCTATGGCAACCGCACCATCGCGGTGCTTCTTACGGGCATGGGAAATGACGGCGCACGCGAAATGCTGGATATCAAGAACCAGGGCGGAGTGACGATTGCGCAGGACGAGAAAAGCTGCGTTGTCTATGGCATGCCCAAAGCCGCCATACAACTGAATGCGGTTAAGCACGTCCTGTCTCCGGAGGAGATTGTAAAGATGCTGAACCGGCTGTCCGGGGAGATGGAGAGGACAACACTATGA
- a CDS encoding mechanosensitive ion channel family protein yields MFKDLIKFVNIVALFSGLAPLSGWAGETTNTVTAVTVERVSNVWLTFGLDRVVWLQGSLLGNPLWQYLAAIIYVILALYAAKLVDYLVQVQLRKLVEKTETEIDDLMLDLAHGPVKVIAFVVLLHVGLRVFSWPEWAETFISNGLKIVVAGSLTYLLLKLVDVGMEVWQKRILASGEAVLDMHLFPVIRKSAKVFVLVVAVLVTTQNLGMNVTGLLASLSIGGLAVGLAAQDTLSNLFGAVALFTDKPFRIGDRIQFDKIDGEVEGIGLRSTRIRNLDGHLVVVPNRTMANVSLTNVSKRQQIKTVMNIGITYDTPAEGVQRAMKIIDEVYRPHPKTADLIVSFDKFENSSLNILVVHWWNSADYKEYLQNFQLLNLELKRRFDAAGISFAFPSQTLYLKSDGIAVTPAANRV; encoded by the coding sequence ATGTTTAAAGATTTGATTAAGTTTGTGAATATAGTTGCTTTGTTTTCAGGATTGGCACCACTGAGTGGATGGGCGGGCGAGACTACCAATACGGTGACTGCCGTGACTGTTGAGAGGGTGTCAAACGTCTGGCTAACCTTCGGACTCGATCGCGTTGTATGGCTTCAGGGAAGTTTATTAGGCAATCCGCTATGGCAATACCTGGCCGCGATTATCTACGTTATTCTGGCTCTCTATGCTGCCAAACTCGTGGATTATCTGGTACAAGTTCAGTTACGGAAGCTGGTAGAGAAAACGGAGACCGAAATCGATGATCTCATGCTTGACCTCGCGCATGGGCCGGTCAAAGTTATCGCGTTTGTGGTGCTTCTGCATGTAGGGCTTCGCGTATTTTCCTGGCCGGAGTGGGCGGAAACCTTTATCTCAAATGGTCTTAAAATTGTCGTTGCGGGCTCCCTTACCTATTTGCTTTTGAAATTGGTAGATGTGGGGATGGAGGTGTGGCAGAAGCGAATTCTTGCATCCGGTGAAGCCGTTCTCGATATGCATCTTTTTCCGGTTATCCGTAAAAGTGCCAAAGTATTTGTGTTGGTTGTCGCTGTTCTGGTGACTACGCAGAACCTGGGCATGAACGTAACGGGGCTTCTGGCGTCATTATCCATCGGCGGTCTGGCGGTGGGGCTTGCTGCCCAGGATACTCTCTCGAACCTTTTTGGCGCCGTAGCGTTGTTTACCGACAAACCTTTCCGGATTGGGGATCGCATTCAGTTTGATAAAATTGATGGCGAGGTCGAGGGCATCGGATTACGAAGCACTCGCATTCGTAATCTGGATGGACATCTTGTGGTTGTGCCCAACCGGACGATGGCTAACGTGAGTTTGACCAATGTGAGCAAACGTCAGCAAATTAAGACGGTGATGAATATTGGGATTACGTATGATACTCCGGCCGAAGGGGTGCAACGGGCCATGAAAATTATTGATGAGGTCTACCGGCCTCACCCGAAAACGGCCGATCTCATTGTGAGTTTTGATAAATTCGAAAACTCGTCGCTTAACATCCTGGTTGTGCACTGGTGGAATTCAGCGGATTATAAGGAGTACTTGCAGAATTTTCAGTTACTCAATTTGGAGTTAAAGCGTCGATTTGACGCGGCGGGGATTTCTTTTGCGTTTCCCTCGCAGACCCTTTATTTGAAATCGGATGGAATCGCTGTGACTCCTGCAGCAAATAGGGTGTAG
- a CDS encoding response regulator: MKKGQPVAKILMVDDNDDLLLLVGARLRSNGYEVVTASNGETAIKLALREKPALILLDMGLPDLDGCAVCRRLKSEVSIREIPIIVMSANSRQVDKDQAAECGAEGYMAKPCDPGSLLEGIGSLLERRTPHVTANSNCG, from the coding sequence ATGAAAAAGGGGCAACCAGTCGCAAAAATTCTTATGGTTGATGATAATGACGATCTGCTGCTTCTGGTGGGAGCGCGGTTGCGGAGCAACGGCTACGAGGTGGTCACGGCCAGCAATGGGGAGACCGCCATCAAACTTGCACTACGGGAGAAGCCCGCGTTGATCCTGCTCGATATGGGGTTGCCGGATCTGGATGGATGTGCTGTGTGTCGAAGGTTGAAGTCGGAAGTGTCCATTCGTGAGATTCCCATCATTGTGATGTCAGCCAACAGTCGGCAGGTCGACAAGGATCAGGCTGCAGAGTGCGGTGCCGAAGGATACATGGCCAAACCGTGCGATCCGGGATCTCTTCTGGAAGGAATTGGAAGTCTGTTGGAAAGGAGAACTCCTCATGTCACAGCGAATTCTAATTGTGGATGA
- a CDS encoding CsbD family protein, with amino-acid sequence MKGLTKVLKGRIEEAAGALTGNDKLRAKGQTDQSVGHIKQAAEKVIGQFEKSVGKILDKAVK; translated from the coding sequence ATGAAGGGATTAACAAAGGTTTTAAAGGGGCGCATCGAGGAGGCAGCGGGGGCGCTGACCGGCAACGACAAGCTGCGCGCCAAGGGCCAGACGGATCAGTCTGTCGGCCATATCAAGCAAGCCGCCGAAAAGGTCATCGGGCAGTTCGAGAAGTCAGTCGGGAAGATTCTGGATAAAGCGGTAAAATAG
- a CDS encoding response regulator has product MAKANDNDALKSIMVTFKAEAEEHLLAISEGLTELRRLPPSGARAELVERIYRDTHSLKGAARSVGLAAIEAICQALEDVFATVKNTELPVSDGLRAAVQPVLEEVHRLVEGRKTMAANTSQIVAALKAAVDSQQATVTPISEPEAPVSRQLSLQTGATRSAAAVETEEPGATNHEPLADTVRVPVARLEALLRLAEELLRIELMSAQRLSETATLLEMHGAWTKRWNGLVSASALSGRGLGTSGAAVEPEPAPGPEECFADAGRELSTFHSALKGFSTRLDVDRRWTASILDHLLASAKEVLMLQFSVMGQMLTRMAAELSRAECKQVALTVHGTHIKIEKRVLDEMKDPLIHLIRNCVGHGIEPAEVRRRLGKPESGTITVSLSQQDGNKVELCVEDDGAGIDCARVKASAIKSGLLDAAEAGNLDDGEVLPLIFRSGVSTSPIITSLSGRGLGLAIVSEKVEKLGGRVRVDSTPGQGTRIRLLLPATLATFRGTLVRAGDRSFVMPTDSVAKAIRFSADQIHSAENRETIAFTGRSISFVKLADVLGIPVRQTGENKGQVTALVVHSAGRHIGLGVSEVLGEQEILVRSLGPQLASVTNISGAAMLGSGALVPILNVADLMRSASVSDGAPRPAEHAPDASGEVKSLLVVEDSVTSRVLLKSILQAAGYEVTTAVDGMDAFTTMRTTRFDLVVSDLEMPRMNGFELTMRIRQDAAFKEMPVVLVTARESREDKERGIECGANAYIVKSSFDQTNLLSVIEGLL; this is encoded by the coding sequence ATGGCAAAGGCAAACGATAACGACGCTCTGAAAAGCATTATGGTGACGTTCAAGGCGGAAGCCGAAGAACACCTCTTGGCTATTTCAGAAGGATTGACCGAACTGCGACGGTTGCCGCCGTCCGGCGCGCGTGCTGAGCTTGTGGAGCGAATCTACCGCGATACGCACAGTCTCAAGGGCGCGGCCCGTTCCGTGGGCCTGGCGGCGATCGAGGCGATCTGCCAAGCGCTTGAGGACGTGTTTGCCACCGTAAAGAATACGGAACTGCCGGTCTCGGACGGCCTCCGTGCAGCCGTGCAGCCGGTTCTTGAAGAGGTTCACCGCCTGGTCGAGGGCCGGAAGACAATGGCCGCAAACACCTCGCAAATCGTTGCCGCCCTGAAGGCGGCGGTTGATTCGCAGCAGGCAACCGTGACGCCGATATCCGAACCTGAAGCGCCCGTTTCGAGACAGCTGTCTTTGCAGACCGGCGCAACACGCTCCGCCGCTGCAGTTGAAACCGAGGAACCCGGTGCGACCAATCATGAACCTCTTGCCGACACCGTGCGGGTCCCCGTCGCACGGCTTGAGGCGCTGCTCCGGTTGGCCGAGGAGTTGCTGCGTATCGAGTTGATGTCGGCACAGAGATTGTCCGAAACCGCAACGCTCCTGGAGATGCACGGGGCGTGGACAAAACGGTGGAATGGACTGGTTTCCGCCAGCGCGTTGTCAGGGCGGGGCCTTGGCACAAGCGGTGCCGCCGTCGAACCGGAGCCCGCACCCGGCCCGGAGGAATGTTTCGCGGACGCCGGACGGGAACTGTCCACCTTCCACAGTGCCCTCAAGGGATTCTCGACACGGCTTGACGTGGACCGCCGCTGGACAGCCTCGATACTGGATCATCTCCTGGCGAGCGCCAAAGAAGTCCTTATGCTCCAGTTCTCGGTAATGGGGCAGATGCTGACACGCATGGCCGCGGAACTGTCACGCGCTGAATGCAAACAGGTGGCACTTACCGTACACGGAACCCACATTAAGATCGAAAAGCGGGTTCTTGACGAGATGAAGGACCCGCTGATTCACCTGATACGGAACTGTGTTGGGCATGGAATTGAGCCGGCCGAGGTGCGGCGGCGTTTGGGCAAACCTGAAAGCGGGACGATTACGGTATCCCTTTCACAACAGGACGGAAACAAGGTCGAGCTCTGCGTCGAGGACGACGGTGCGGGGATTGACTGCGCCAGGGTGAAAGCGTCGGCGATCAAGAGTGGACTGCTGGATGCCGCCGAGGCGGGAAACCTGGATGACGGTGAGGTCCTTCCGCTGATCTTCCGCTCGGGTGTGTCGACCAGTCCGATCATTACCTCCCTGTCCGGCCGCGGTTTGGGACTGGCCATCGTGAGCGAGAAGGTTGAGAAGTTGGGCGGGCGTGTCAGGGTGGACTCCACTCCCGGTCAAGGTACGCGAATCCGTCTGCTCCTGCCGGCGACGTTGGCAACGTTCCGTGGAACGCTTGTGCGTGCCGGCGACCGGTCGTTTGTCATGCCTACGGACAGCGTCGCGAAGGCCATCAGGTTCTCCGCCGATCAGATCCATTCGGCCGAAAACAGGGAGACGATCGCATTCACCGGTCGGTCGATCTCGTTTGTCAAGCTGGCGGACGTTCTCGGCATCCCCGTCCGGCAGACTGGGGAGAACAAGGGTCAGGTGACCGCCCTTGTGGTTCATTCGGCGGGACGCCATATCGGCTTGGGTGTCAGTGAGGTTCTCGGGGAGCAGGAGATCCTGGTCAGGTCGCTCGGACCACAGTTGGCCAGTGTCACAAACATCTCGGGCGCCGCCATGCTGGGGTCCGGGGCGCTCGTGCCGATCCTGAATGTCGCCGACCTGATGCGCTCGGCCAGCGTTTCCGATGGCGCGCCGCGCCCCGCCGAGCATGCGCCTGACGCCTCGGGCGAAGTCAAGTCCCTGCTCGTCGTGGAAGACTCCGTTACCTCCCGCGTGCTGCTGAAAAGCATCCTGCAGGCGGCCGGATACGAGGTCACGACCGCCGTGGACGGCATGGATGCGTTCACCACGATGCGGACGACGCGCTTTGACCTGGTAGTCTCCGACTTGGAGATGCCGCGAATGAACGGGTTCGAACTGACCATGCGGATTCGACAAGACGCTGCGTTCAAAGAGATGCCGGTGGTGCTGGTCACGGCCAGGGAATCGCGCGAAGACAAGGAGCGCGGCATCGAGTGTGGTGCCAACGCGTACATCGTGAAGAGCAGTTTCGACCAGACGAACCTGCTGTCCGTGATCGAGGGGCTGTTATGA
- a CDS encoding DUF3309 family protein, with amino-acid sequence MSIGTLLLVVLILFLVGALPAWPHSKNWGYYPSGGLGLVVLILVILLLLGRI; translated from the coding sequence ATGAGCATTGGAACGTTACTACTGGTTGTCCTGATTCTCTTTCTCGTGGGCGCATTGCCCGCCTGGCCCCACAGCAAGAACTGGGGTTACTATCCAAGCGGTGGGCTCGGCCTCGTGGTTCTGATCCTGGTCATATTGCTTCTTTTGGGTCGAATTTGA